One window of the Triticum dicoccoides isolate Atlit2015 ecotype Zavitan chromosome 3B, WEW_v2.0, whole genome shotgun sequence genome contains the following:
- the LOC119278238 gene encoding probable E3 ubiquitin-protein ligase RHC1A gives MSGGRQTYWCFQCRQRVRPRGREMECPYCDAGFVAEMDDVDALMSQFVGMYSDFHHDPRFGIMEAMSTVMRHGMGSMNREADVRGRPSILSDLEMEFGSGPWLLFRGQLPGHLSEANNGFDVFVNGRRGVGMRRADVADYFVGPGLEDLIEQLTHNDRRGPPPASQSSIDAMPSVRITARHLTGDSHCPVCKDKFELESEAREMPCKHLYHSDCILPWLEQHNSCPVCRYELPTQSSSGASCSRSRSTNQNDSSSNSSSSGRTSGRQRRRNPFSFLWPFRSSSSSTGSR, from the coding sequence ATGTCAGGAGGTAGGCAGACATATTGGTGCTTCCAGTGTAGACAGCGGGTTAGGCCGCGTGGACGGGAAATGGAGTGTCCTTACTGTGATGCTGGCTTTGTGGCTGAAATGGATGATGTCGATGCTCTCATGAGCCAGTTTGTTGGGATGTATAGTGATTTTCATCATGACCCAAGGTTTGGGATCATGGAAGCAATGTCTACCGTGATGCGACATGGAATGGGGAGCATGAATCGAGAGGCTGATGTAAGAGGAAGGCCAAGCATATTATCTGACCTGGAGATGGAATTTGGTTCAGGGCCATGGTTGCTCTTCCGTGGCCAGCTCCCTGGTCATCTCTCAGAGGCCAATAATGGTTTCGACGTTTTCGTCAATGGACGCCGTGGTGTTGGCATGCGGAGGGCAGATGTTGCAGATTACTTTGTTGGGCCTGGATTAGAAGATCTAATTGAGCAGTTGACTCATAATGATCGTCGAGGGCCACCACCTGCCTCTCAGTCATCGATAGATGCCATGCCTAGTGTTAGGATCACTGCTAGGCATCTCACTGGAGACTCGCATTGCCCTGTCTGCAAGGACAAGTTTGAACTGGAATCGGAAGCAAGAGAGATGCCATGCAAGCATTTATACCACTCTGATTGCATACTTCCTTGGCTAGAACAACACAATTCCTGTCCTGTTTGCCGATATGAGCTGCCAACACAGAGCTCTAGTGGTGCCAGCTGCTCACGCTCAAGATCAACCAACCAAAATGACAGTTCAAGCAACTCAAGTAGCAGTGGGAGAACCAGTGGGCGTCAGAGGAGAAGGAATCCGTTCTCGTTCCTATGGCCTTTCCGCTCATCAAGTTCTAGCACTGGTTCTCGTTAG